TTACGTCAAGAATCTATACCGACTCCAGTTTCTGAACCTATATCGGCAAACCAACCTGCTTATTCCAATGCCAATACTAATACCAATACTAATACCAATATCAATACCAATATCAATACCAATACCAATACCAATACCCATGCTAATACCAATGCCAATGCCAATACCCATGCTAATGCTTCCGGGACCCAAAGTTTACCTAATCCTGGAGGCACTTTTGATACCAAAACTAAAGCTATTTACGTACCAAAGAACTCGAATCAACTGACTATGACCGGCATGTCAAGTATGCCAGCTAGAATTAAAGAAACTAGTAGCAGCTATTGCCCACACGCACCAGCTGTTGCACCAGTGCAGTTTGCACCACATAAATTTTTCGCAAAGTCTGATAGTTCAGAGAACCATAACAGTAAATTCATAGAAAACAAGCCAGCTCAGCGTACTCAATCTCAGCCTCCTCTTGTTCGAGATAACTTTGTGAAATTGAACTTTCGCCAGAAGAATTTGCAACCTCCGCTTCAACTACCTGAAGGTTCTGCTGATTTTTCTACACCATTTGAACATCATCCTAATCCTGGCATGCATAATTTGTCTGATAAACCCATAAACTTGTATTACACTCCTAATTTTAGATTGACAAAATTGGGAAGTATTGTTACCGAAGTTGAAGTTTACTAGGCCATATAGTTTTTCTTGAGACAACTAATGGTGGTAATTTTCTTGCAGGTAGGGGTGATTTATGTGGGTCTATGAACAAGGGTGATGTACGTCCTGAGTTTTCCTTCCTTCCATCCTCATCGGGTACTTCTAAATCTGTTGGTGGTTATTCAGATTTGGATCTCCAGCTGCCTGAACTCATTCAAGGTTTTATAGGGGTCATCCTTCTTTCGTTGAACAGTTTGAAGCTCGAGAAGATTGTGCCTACCAAAGAAAACATTGGTTATTGTATACGTTATGGTAACCCTAAATATCATCATATTGATGTCACAGTAGCGTTAAATGCTGCACTAGAGCAACAGATGATAGTTAAGTTAAAACAAGCTGATTTTGAGCTGTATGTTGGTAGAACTGAGAGGATTTGGAAATGTGAGAATCCACTTGGTGGCAATCCTAACCAATATCAGAATGCAACTTGGAATGTGATTGAGAAATTTCTTTGTTCAACTGTTGGACGTTCAGCAATAGCAGCATCTGAATGCAGGTAAACAATTTGTGCTGCATTGTTTTTAATGATATTCTCAGAGTTTTTCCTCATGTTTTGTCTGCCTTCCAGGTATGAAGCCGCTTTGATTCTTAGAAATGCATGCCTTAAAGACCTTACATTGGGTGAAGTACTTCAAATCCTGAATATGATTATCACTCTGAAGCGTTGGATTAAAACTCGCTCTGATTGGCATCCGATTACTATTACTCTTCCAGAAACTAATAATGATAAGGATACCAGAACACGTAACTAGCCGAGAGATCTCTTTCAGTTTTTTAGCATGTCATAGCCATGACATGTTTTCAGAAATGGATTCGATATCTTGGAGTTGCAGATTTTAAAAGAAGCTTAATTTTGTATAAGATGGTATGTTCAGTGCTTACTCGATGACAGCATAGGAGCGAgatcttttttacttttgtggACCTCTTTTCAAGACACTTGCAGCTGATAAAGTGGGCAGCTAAAGGGATGCGATTGTTATCATGCTTCTATCGACCTAGCTATGCTGATGGATCTCGTAATCTTTCATTACAGCAGCATGGTTGCTGCTATCTTCGATTTCTTTATCTTAAAATTTCCTTTTCGCTGGAAATTTTGTTTACATCAGAAAGTCTACTACTGCTTTCACATTACTAGGATTTGGAGCATCCAGGAATATGCAGAATGTATTTCGGTTACCCTGGTGAGTTGAGAACTGGCCAGAAGCACAAAGGTTGGGTTGCAGGTTGACAGGAATATTTTGTAGTCACTGTTCTTCTAGctagaatataaatatagaatAGTGGTTTAGAATACAGATCCAGTAACCTTGTTTTTTAAGCTTTGTCAAATGGAATATGTAGATTTACTTCACAGGCTTTTTTGATAACCTCGTCCTTTCGCCTATTCTTTCTGTTTCTTGGAGCTTATGACTATAAAGTACTTTTGTAGATAAGAGTATATGTAGCTTAACTTGGCAGGCACTTGCATTTGTTTTCATATAGTGCCTCCCCTTCCTCTATTTCTGTCTCATTTTTATACTAGTTAGTAGTTTGTTGGGGGTGATCATGTCTGTTGGATGGTATCTGTTTTCAGCTATCATCCTGGATAAACTACTGGGTTAAGATGTTTCTGTAAGTTATTTGTACTAAACTTATTTAAGGACTATTTCATTAATGTTCTTCACCCGTGTAATATATGTAACACCGAATGCCCTCTCATGTATTTCACATGGCAAAAGAAAATTTACAATTTATGGTGAAGACAGGCGTTCTAACTTCTAGGAGTCGTCCTTGATCAAAGACCAAATGAATTAGTATTTCTTGTGTACATACATACAATGGACAAGGATGAAGCCTATGTTAACAACATCGAGGCCAGCAAGAGAAACAAGAAAACCAACTAGTCGCTCCCAGTTTAGGCAGTGACTCCGGTTGTTTTGACTCTGACTTCGAGTATGGCTGTGATTGTTGCGGTGATTGAGGCTGCATTTCTGGTTGTGAATCTGGTTCATACTTGGGTTGAGGTTGTGGTTGTGGTTGTGGCTGTTGCTGTGGCTGATGCTGAGGCTGAGGTTGAGGTCTCTCCATTTTCGCAGAGGGAGCTTTGAGTGAGCCGGCTTTCCCAGCATCGTTTAGTAGTCTGCAACGAACCAAAAGTGATTACAAACAATCCAAGTGTATATCATGCATGGAACAAACTACTAGCAGAACAGACTTCACCcaagaaaaacaagaagataGATACTAGAACTGCTAGCTTGTGTTATTTGATATTTTGCTTCTATGATCGACACTTTTTTCATATCTATTCACAAAACCAGGAATGCTAACCCTGATACCTTGTAATACAACACAGAaccaaaatatatatgaatcatcaaGCAAGTAAACGCATGGACCATGAAAGAGATTAACTTGTGCATACAGCAtatccagtgtaatcccacaagtggaaaAGCAAACCAGAACATAAAGAAAGGAAAACCATAGTGCAGTGTATATGGTAGTTGCGAAAAGGAGATCTTACAGTGGAAAAGCAAAGGAGCTGCTGCTGTTTCCACTCTCATTGGAGAGGCGGGGCGAGGAAGCATAACTTGCCTCAAACTGAGGAACGGCTTTACCATCTGACTTGTTGAGCGTTGAGGCAGAATGTAGAAATTCATCTGACTTGTTGAGCGCTGAGGGAGAATGTTGAACTTCATCGACATTAGATGTCTTCTTCactttgatgttattttcatgattctCCTCTGGGACTATTTTGGGAGATTCAACAATCTTTTCTTGCTTACGAGGACTCTCCATTTTAGTTTCACTCTTTACCTCTTTATCTGTTGCCATTTCGACAAGAGGAGGAAGGTTAGGAGGCAAGTTTTTCTTGTCATTGGATTTAACATCAGGTGCATTATATGGAGAATTACTCCATTCCTCCGGTTTTATAAGTTCTCCAGATCGATACATCATGTTGAATTGATCTCGAGAGAAGCTGTTGTTTCCCATATGAATACTAAACAATGATTCATTTGATGCAGTACTCCATTCCATACCACTGCTATTAGGCTTACTTGAAAATATAGACGAGGGAATCCGGTTAGGATCATAACCTGGAGGATGACCCATGGTATGCATCGGAGGAGACTTCATTGGTGCAGGGTTGGCTACATTCCATTCAGGATTCTGTGGGAAGAAATCAGGAAATTGTGGAGGTTCTTCACCACGCGGAGATGCACTTATCATACTCCATTGTGGTGTCTGATTAGGAACATGATcaggagaagatgaagatgctGATAAAGAAGCATCCGCGTCTCCAAGAGGATCCTTTCCACTGTTACTTAGTTCTAGTGATGATTCGGATGAAGTAGGTGATGAAAGAGGTGATGAGGAAGGAGATAAACCGGATATTTTCACTTTCATAAGTGGTTTGGTATCGTCATGTTTCGTCTCAGGTTGTTGCATTGAAGACTTATTATTACCACTACTCCAGTTCTCCATTTTTCAATCAACAGAAATATTCCACGCTTAATGTAGTTTGAGTAAATAGTTCTCCTGCAGAACAAGAACAATTCAACAAAATGCATAATAAACCACAACCGCTTCATATTAAAACAgaaacttaaaataattatgaaagAGTCATTTTCACATTATTCTGCAAAGTTATAAACgcataaaaaatgacaaaaagcTTACACATTTTATATCTCTAAAATTCTTGGAGGAGATAGCAAACACAATTATATCCAGACTCGGAATCTGCTAAACAAaataaagcatcgattcatgaGCAATTTAATCGTCCTTGTTAAACAATCCTCTCAACAACATCAATCTTAAGCTAGTTGGGGTCGATTATATGATTCGTGTATACATTCTGCTCTATTTGAACCTGTTTCATTCCaataacccaaaaaaaaaacgttCAGTTCATTTTACAGATTCCGGTTTAATCAGAATTTCACGTTTTAATTCGAAAGAACAAAACAGAAGATCATGCTGATTATGAATTAAACACAGCAACACCAATTGAATTTACCTAATTCCACCAATCATAAAAGCCAAA
The Solanum stenotomum isolate F172 chromosome 12, ASM1918654v1, whole genome shotgun sequence DNA segment above includes these coding regions:
- the LOC125846483 gene encoding uncharacterized protein LOC125846483 gives rise to the protein MAGDGLKAGLPGGKAAEPQYETAKTSVWWDIENCQVPRGCDAHAIAPNINAALMKMNYNGPVTISAYGDTNRIPSYIQRALSSTGISLNHVPAGAKDASDKKILVDMLFWAVDNPAPANYLLISGDRDFSNAIHQLRMRRYNILLAQPLKASPALAAAATNVWQWISLAAGGSPRELAFGTNTLRQESIPTPVSEPISANQPAYSNANTNTNTNTNINTNINTNTNTNTHANTNANANTHANASGTQSLPNPGGTFDTKTKAIYVPKNSNQLTMTGMSSMPARIKETSSSYCPHAPAVAPVQFAPHKFFAKSDSSENHNSKFIENKPAQRTQSQPPLVRDNFVKLNFRQKNLQPPLQLPEGRGDLCGSMNKGDVRPEFSFLPSSSGTSKSVGGYSDLDLQLPELIQGFIGVILLSLNSLKLEKIVPTKENIGYCIRYGNPKYHHIDVTVALNAALEQQMIVKLKQADFELYVGRTERIWKCENPLGGNPNQYQNATWNVIEKFLCSTVGRSAIAASECRYEAALILRNACLKDLTLGEVLQILNMIITLKRWIKTRSDWHPITITLPETNNDKDTRTRN
- the LOC125846493 gene encoding uncharacterized protein LOC125846493; the protein is MENWSSGNNKSSMQQPETKHDDTKPLMKVKISGLSPSSSPLSSPTSSESSLELSNSGKDPLGDADASLSASSSSPDHVPNQTPQWSMISASPRGEEPPQFPDFFPQNPEWNVANPAPMKSPPMHTMGHPPGYDPNRIPSSIFSSKPNSSGMEWSTASNESLFSIHMGNNSFSRDQFNMMYRSGELIKPEEWSNSPYNAPDVKSNDKKNLPPNLPPLVEMATDKEVKSETKMESPRKQEKIVESPKIVPEENHENNIKVKKTSNVDEVQHSPSALNKSDEFLHSASTLNKSDGKAVPQFEASYASSPRLSNESGNSSSSFAFPLLLNDAGKAGSLKAPSAKMERPQPQPQHQPQQQPQPQPQPQPKYEPDSQPEMQPQSPQQSQPYSKSESKQPESLPKLGATSWFSCFSCWPRCC